Proteins encoded in a region of the Schaalia hyovaginalis genome:
- a CDS encoding MerR family transcriptional regulator encodes MIDAESNGPERLYTVGEVSDLVGLSVRALHHWEHEGVAAPSTRSASGYRLYSRADVARIQHALVYRETGMPLARIAEALDAPDSPLDHLIRQRALLTERISRLKAMLGAVDALINAKETRMTTPEYDAKVLGSDWSEDPYEGEARERWGTSAQWEQAQRTRAERGPEGEAAAAARLARVEAELAAAFREGAEPGSARANELAEQHRRALDWYEVTPARHVILSRMYREDPRFRARYEELSPGLAQWLCSVIEENARALGLDPATAAWD; translated from the coding sequence ATGATCGATGCGGAGAGCAACGGCCCCGAGCGCCTCTACACCGTCGGCGAGGTCTCCGACCTCGTCGGCCTCAGCGTCCGCGCTCTCCACCATTGGGAGCACGAGGGGGTCGCCGCGCCCTCGACGCGCTCGGCATCGGGCTACCGCCTGTACTCGCGCGCGGACGTGGCGCGCATCCAGCACGCCCTCGTCTACCGGGAGACCGGGATGCCGCTCGCGAGGATCGCCGAGGCCCTCGACGCGCCCGATTCTCCGCTCGATCACCTCATCCGCCAGCGCGCGCTGCTCACCGAGCGCATCTCACGCCTGAAGGCGATGCTCGGCGCAGTCGATGCGCTCATCAACGCGAAGGAGACGCGCATGACGACCCCTGAATACGACGCGAAGGTCCTGGGAAGCGACTGGAGCGAGGACCCCTACGAGGGCGAGGCCCGCGAGCGCTGGGGGACGAGCGCGCAGTGGGAGCAGGCGCAGCGCACGCGCGCCGAGCGCGGCCCCGAGGGCGAGGCGGCTGCGGCGGCGCGGCTCGCCCGGGTGGAGGCCGAGCTCGCCGCGGCCTTCCGCGAGGGGGCCGAGCCCGGATCAGCGAGGGCGAATGAGCTCGCCGAGCAGCACCGCCGGGCCTTGGACTGGTACGAGGTCACGCCCGCCCGGCACGTCATCCTCTCGCGCATGTACCGCGAGGACCCCCGCTTCCGCGCCCGTTACGAGGAGCTCTCCCCCGGCCTCGCGCAGTGGCTCTGCTCGGTCATCGAGGAGAACGCCCGCGCCCTCGGCCTCGATCCCGCGACGGCGGCCTGGGACTGA
- a CDS encoding RNA-binding S4 domain-containing protein translates to MSDDSSPTPPGAHADAVSPEEPQIPRGALADSDSVRVDTWLWAIRRVKSRSQATSAARAGHVKVNGDTAKAAQKVRIGDEVRLRVEGFDQVLRVRRLLVKRVGAPQARTAYEDLTPERPRTVIPVARRERGTGRPSKRERRDLDRLRGRDSHVRARLDRPVSGDPLDVER, encoded by the coding sequence ATGAGCGACGACTCCTCCCCGACCCCGCCCGGCGCGCACGCCGATGCCGTTTCCCCCGAGGAGCCGCAGATCCCGCGCGGCGCCCTCGCGGACTCCGATTCCGTTCGAGTCGACACCTGGCTGTGGGCGATTCGGCGCGTGAAGTCGCGCTCTCAGGCGACCTCGGCGGCGCGCGCGGGGCACGTGAAGGTCAACGGGGATACGGCGAAGGCCGCCCAGAAGGTGAGGATCGGCGACGAGGTGCGCCTGCGGGTCGAGGGCTTCGACCAGGTTCTGCGGGTCCGTCGCCTCCTGGTCAAGCGCGTCGGCGCTCCTCAGGCCCGGACGGCCTACGAGGACCTGACGCCGGAGCGCCCTCGTACGGTGATCCCCGTCGCCCGGCGCGAGCGGGGAACGGGCCGCCCGTCGAAGAGGGAGCGCCGGGACCTCGACAGGCTCCGAGGACGGGACTCGCATGTGCGCGCCCGGCTCGACCGCCCGGTGAGCGGAGATCCCCTCGATGTTGAAAGGTGA
- a CDS encoding FtsX-like permease family protein: MTGRENRAPSLRSLRVLRRRWIVAQRIARRSIAKQPSRYAAAIAIFVIPIVVGLAFATVWSTNASRAALITDWLGSDAEVQAVALRIADSPLPQDEMGTVDAVDTRSEVEAEDVPALLESWIPEGDRLLLVEKIDVAHLAKTGTSKETNVIGAFQTDSPSAPGLPEGLDGIELKAGSALISEDLAGELDLRVGDEISVSTGSNEGASVLRTAEVRVREVVDGSRVLVMGAGSLDLATYEVGEGSTTSFYIAGPEAVTWEAIDELNESGFLVMSRQVLSEMALEQGVEWRGGWEFFVLLLGGILILIELVLLVEPIFAVSQNRATRTAAIVLAIGGDHHDQGRLIMAVGWWIGLISSLSSMLLLSVFHLVYAYMIGVNPLVLPRAPLVLALCMPMILGIVAAIPSARDLASIDSVAVLRGTARTPSKLVRRTPVYPLALLSAIPAMVGAAATGSLVLLAVGVALFEAGLIGSIPYAISKRWGWSDAASLSVRLALRDAIRNGSRTLPAMGSLMTTSFIAAALLITLTSANEAAWNSQAHLGPRGAVLVSDSDPSDSSPEARQRQEAAALAVDELRGVEQSVELNGMPWASTAAGPALIVEATSPSGGDPLSIAEGGRALGELDLAYLVDDGSFLKASGLVSGDEMVKAIATLKEGGAILPDASYVDAQGGANLRALDMTASLVAESNGEPEIPDPTIVSEQRIPASAWSELNIIVLSPEAADRLSLPAKPLGRLLILDRPVGALTASAFEASIVKEVPGSAARVVRETTVNLLLPRLAALVSLLAAAGTIALVVVLAANDMRPDFETLEAMGASRDLRRRVSAYQGIGIAFVCIPVAVLSGLFVGVLSVVAIAESGRFSTLIGLSPVIPVAEIVGLLVGAPLIAMIIARLASPKGAVKPSRIS, translated from the coding sequence GTGACAGGGCGCGAGAATCGCGCCCCCTCCCTGCGTTCCCTGCGCGTCCTGCGGCGGCGCTGGATCGTCGCCCAGCGGATCGCCCGGCGCTCGATCGCGAAGCAGCCCTCGCGCTACGCGGCGGCCATCGCGATCTTCGTCATCCCGATCGTCGTGGGCCTCGCCTTCGCGACCGTCTGGTCGACGAACGCGTCGCGCGCGGCCCTCATCACCGATTGGCTCGGCTCGGATGCCGAGGTCCAGGCCGTCGCTCTGAGGATCGCGGATTCGCCCCTCCCCCAGGACGAGATGGGCACCGTCGACGCCGTCGACACGAGATCGGAAGTCGAGGCGGAGGACGTCCCCGCGCTCCTCGAGTCGTGGATCCCCGAGGGCGATCGTCTCCTCCTCGTGGAAAAGATCGACGTCGCGCATCTCGCGAAGACGGGGACGAGCAAAGAGACGAACGTCATCGGCGCGTTTCAGACGGATTCGCCGTCCGCCCCAGGACTGCCCGAGGGGCTCGACGGGATCGAACTGAAGGCGGGTTCGGCGCTCATCTCCGAAGACCTCGCCGGTGAGCTCGATCTTCGAGTCGGAGACGAGATCTCGGTTTCGACGGGTTCGAACGAGGGCGCCTCCGTGCTGCGCACGGCTGAGGTCCGCGTCCGGGAAGTGGTGGACGGCTCCAGGGTGCTCGTCATGGGCGCCGGGTCCTTGGACCTCGCCACCTATGAGGTCGGCGAGGGGTCCACGACCTCCTTCTACATCGCGGGCCCCGAAGCGGTGACCTGGGAGGCCATCGACGAGCTCAACGAGTCGGGCTTCCTCGTCATGTCCCGCCAAGTCCTGTCCGAGATGGCGCTCGAGCAGGGCGTCGAATGGAGGGGCGGCTGGGAGTTCTTCGTCCTCCTCCTCGGCGGGATCCTCATCCTCATCGAGCTGGTCCTCCTCGTCGAACCGATCTTCGCCGTGTCGCAGAATCGCGCGACGCGGACGGCGGCGATCGTCCTCGCGATCGGCGGCGACCACCACGATCAGGGGCGCCTGATCATGGCGGTCGGCTGGTGGATCGGCCTGATCTCCTCGCTGTCGTCGATGCTCCTCCTGAGCGTCTTCCACCTGGTCTACGCGTACATGATCGGGGTGAACCCGCTGGTCCTGCCGCGCGCGCCGCTGGTCCTCGCCCTGTGCATGCCCATGATCCTCGGAATCGTGGCGGCGATCCCCTCGGCGCGGGATCTGGCGAGTATCGACTCCGTCGCCGTCCTTCGAGGCACGGCGCGCACTCCGTCGAAGCTCGTCCGGCGCACCCCGGTCTATCCGCTCGCGCTCCTGTCCGCCATCCCCGCGATGGTCGGTGCCGCCGCGACCGGTTCCCTCGTCCTGCTGGCGGTCGGGGTCGCCCTCTTCGAGGCCGGGCTCATCGGCTCGATCCCCTATGCGATCTCGAAGAGGTGGGGGTGGAGCGATGCCGCATCGCTCAGCGTCCGATTGGCGCTGCGCGATGCGATCCGGAACGGTTCGCGGACCCTGCCCGCGATGGGCTCCCTCATGACGACGAGCTTCATCGCGGCCGCCCTCCTCATCACCCTCACCTCCGCGAACGAGGCGGCGTGGAATTCCCAGGCCCACCTCGGCCCGCGGGGCGCGGTTCTCGTGTCGGATTCGGATCCTTCGGATTCGTCGCCGGAGGCCCGTCAGAGGCAGGAGGCCGCCGCGCTCGCGGTCGACGAGCTGCGCGGCGTGGAGCAGTCGGTGGAGCTCAACGGCATGCCCTGGGCCTCCACCGCGGCGGGTCCGGCTTTGATCGTGGAGGCGACTTCGCCCTCGGGGGGCGACCCGCTGTCCATCGCCGAGGGCGGGCGCGCCCTCGGAGAACTCGACTTGGCGTATCTCGTCGACGACGGGAGCTTCCTCAAGGCCTCGGGCCTGGTCTCCGGCGATGAGATGGTGAAGGCGATCGCGACCTTGAAGGAGGGCGGTGCGATTCTTCCCGACGCGTCCTACGTCGATGCGCAGGGCGGCGCGAATCTGCGGGCGCTCGACATGACGGCCTCCCTCGTCGCGGAGAGCAACGGCGAGCCGGAGATCCCCGATCCGACCATCGTGTCCGAACAGCGGATCCCGGCTTCCGCGTGGTCCGAGCTGAACATCATCGTGCTCTCGCCCGAGGCCGCCGATCGCTTGTCGCTTCCGGCGAAGCCCCTGGGGCGCCTCCTCATCCTCGACCGCCCGGTCGGGGCGCTCACGGCTTCAGCCTTCGAGGCGAGCATCGTCAAGGAGGTCCCGGGGAGCGCCGCCAGGGTCGTCCGTGAAACGACCGTGAACCTGCTCCTGCCGCGTCTGGCCGCCCTCGTGTCCCTGCTCGCCGCCGCGGGCACGATCGCCCTGGTCGTCGTGCTCGCGGCGAACGACATGAGACCCGATTTCGAGACGCTCGAGGCGATGGGGGCCTCCCGCGACCTGCGTCGGAGGGTGAGCGCCTACCAGGGGATCGGCATCGCCTTCGTCTGCATCCCCGTCGCGGTCCTGTCCGGACTCTTCGTCGGCGTGCTCTCGGTGGTCGCGATCGCCGAGTCGGGGCGCTTCTCGACCCTCATCGGGCTTTCGCCGGTGATCCCCGTCGCCGAGATCGTCGGGCTGCTGGTGGGGGCTCCCCTGATCGCGATGATCATCGCGAGGCTGGCGAGCCCGAAGGGGGCGGTCAAGCCCTCCCGCATCTCCTGA
- a CDS encoding ABC transporter ATP-binding protein, with product MILGPVPVRFVGVSHGYGAGNTRVRALTAVDLEVGVGELVAVMGPSGSGKSTLLALAGGLERPDEGAVVIHGTNISDLPSAERAIVRRRSIGYVFQDFNLIPALSAVENVAMPLELDGIATAKARVAALAALEEVGAGAIADRFPDDLSGGEQQCVAIARALVGRRSILLADEPTGALDSHSGEKVMLALRERVDSGVAGILVTHEARFAAWADRTVFLRDGRIADSSRADRVEDLL from the coding sequence ATGATCCTCGGGCCCGTCCCGGTGCGATTCGTCGGCGTGAGCCACGGATACGGCGCCGGAAACACGCGGGTCCGAGCCCTGACGGCAGTCGACCTCGAAGTCGGGGTCGGTGAACTCGTCGCCGTCATGGGCCCTTCGGGATCCGGGAAGTCGACCCTCCTCGCCCTCGCCGGCGGTCTCGAACGGCCCGACGAGGGCGCGGTCGTGATCCACGGGACGAACATCTCCGACTTGCCCTCCGCCGAGCGCGCCATCGTGCGACGCCGCTCGATCGGCTACGTCTTCCAGGACTTCAACCTCATTCCTGCCCTCTCGGCCGTCGAGAACGTCGCGATGCCGCTCGAGCTCGACGGGATCGCAACCGCGAAGGCCCGCGTCGCCGCCCTCGCCGCCCTCGAGGAAGTGGGGGCCGGGGCGATCGCGGACCGCTTCCCCGATGACCTGTCCGGCGGCGAGCAGCAGTGCGTCGCGATCGCGCGCGCCCTGGTCGGCCGCCGCTCGATCCTTCTGGCCGACGAGCCGACGGGCGCCCTCGACTCGCATTCGGGCGAGAAGGTGATGCTCGCCCTGCGGGAGCGGGTCGATTCGGGAGTCGCAGGCATTCTCGTCACTCACGAGGCCCGATTCGCGGCCTGGGCGGACCGGACGGTCTTCCTCCGCGATGGGAGGATCGCCGACTCTTCGCGGGCTGACCGAGTCGAGGATCTCCTGTGA
- a CDS encoding PadR family transcriptional regulator, with protein sequence MSVRNALLALAAQRPAGVYRLKQMFEDQTCGAWPLNIGQVYQTMQRLERDGSVTSHHETNGGRDSEVFEVTEAGRRILEEWWSTPVPRENFGRDELVMKLAVAAADPSVDVAGLIQTQRRSTLSALRDVTRLKASADDDELAWKLILERHVFDLEAELNWLDHIESGAVSEAARRAAFAASKARVPRRLARSSASAQAR encoded by the coding sequence ATGTCCGTCCGCAACGCACTCCTCGCCCTCGCCGCGCAGCGTCCCGCCGGCGTGTACCGCCTCAAGCAGATGTTCGAGGACCAGACCTGCGGCGCCTGGCCGCTGAACATCGGTCAGGTCTACCAGACCATGCAGCGCCTCGAGCGCGACGGCTCGGTCACATCGCATCACGAGACCAACGGCGGCCGCGACTCCGAGGTCTTCGAGGTCACCGAGGCGGGCCGACGGATCCTCGAGGAGTGGTGGTCGACCCCGGTCCCGCGCGAGAACTTCGGACGCGATGAGCTCGTCATGAAGCTCGCGGTCGCCGCGGCGGATCCGAGCGTTGATGTCGCGGGCCTGATCCAGACGCAGCGCCGCTCGACCCTGAGCGCCCTTCGCGACGTGACCCGCCTCAAGGCGAGCGCCGACGACGATGAACTCGCATGGAAGCTCATCCTCGAGCGCCACGTCTTCGACCTCGAGGCGGAACTCAACTGGCTCGACCACATCGAATCGGGTGCGGTGTCCGAAGCCGCGCGCCGTGCCGCCTTCGCCGCTTCGAAGGCGCGCGTCCCGCGTCGCTTGGCGCGCAGCTCCGCATCTGCTCAGGCCCGATGA
- a CDS encoding ABC transporter ATP-binding protein, whose amino-acid sequence MLFSLSWRHLKERIWELLAVIVLQIAATIASLQLPNLNARIIDEGVATGDASIIWRLGIEMLAIAAAQMICTALAIYLGARLAMSLGAHLREQIFQHIHGFASQDVHAYGTGSLITRSTNDVQQVQQTVMLSFSVMIVAPIMGIGGVIMALRQDLQLGIVLAILVPVLTAVVAFVMKHLTPLFEVQQERIDTMNTVLREELTGIRVIRAFIRQAFIRGRYTDANTKLRTTAMSIGTWFSFFFPAVTVVISLGIVGVIWYGGILIDSGGLQVGAMIAYITYVTMISMSVMMAGMIFVMIPRANVAATRVVDVLDHAPSVTDPIEAAAAPSGRWTFALEDAALRYPGAEEPVLENISFTLRPGTTTAIIGATASGKTTLVNLLPRMMDPSSGRITASGVALTDLPISEVRERIAVVPQHSYLFSGTIASTVSGTRKPDAAQRERVEWALRGAQAEEFVSSLDDGIDHVVDAGGANFSGGQRQRLTIARALYRATDLYIFDDSFSALDYATDARLRLALPEYTRGAAILIVAQRVASIRNADEILVLDSGRIIGRGTHRELMETCPTYKEIVDSQLFEEDAA is encoded by the coding sequence ATGCTCTTCTCCTTATCGTGGCGCCATCTCAAAGAACGCATCTGGGAACTCCTCGCCGTCATCGTCCTCCAGATCGCGGCGACGATCGCCTCCCTCCAACTCCCCAACCTCAACGCCCGCATCATCGACGAGGGCGTCGCCACGGGGGACGCCTCGATCATCTGGCGCCTCGGCATCGAGATGCTCGCGATCGCGGCCGCCCAAATGATCTGCACCGCCCTCGCCATCTACCTCGGCGCACGCCTCGCGATGTCCCTCGGCGCCCACCTGCGCGAACAGATCTTCCAGCACATCCACGGCTTCGCATCTCAGGACGTCCACGCCTACGGCACCGGCTCGCTCATCACCCGCTCCACGAACGACGTGCAGCAGGTCCAGCAGACCGTCATGCTCTCCTTCTCCGTCATGATCGTCGCCCCCATCATGGGGATCGGCGGCGTCATCATGGCCCTGCGACAGGATCTCCAACTCGGCATCGTCCTCGCGATCCTCGTTCCCGTCCTCACGGCGGTCGTCGCCTTCGTCATGAAGCACCTAACGCCCCTCTTCGAAGTGCAGCAGGAGCGCATCGACACGATGAACACCGTGCTGCGCGAGGAGCTCACCGGCATCCGCGTCATCCGGGCATTCATCCGCCAGGCCTTCATCCGCGGACGCTACACGGACGCCAACACGAAGCTCCGGACGACCGCCATGTCGATCGGCACCTGGTTCTCCTTCTTCTTCCCGGCCGTCACCGTCGTCATCTCCCTGGGGATCGTCGGCGTCATCTGGTACGGGGGAATCCTCATCGACTCCGGCGGCCTGCAGGTCGGGGCCATGATCGCCTACATCACCTACGTCACGATGATCTCCATGTCCGTGATGATGGCCGGGATGATCTTCGTGATGATCCCCCGGGCGAACGTCGCCGCCACCAGGGTCGTCGACGTGCTCGACCACGCCCCCTCGGTCACCGATCCGATCGAAGCGGCGGCCGCGCCCTCGGGACGCTGGACCTTCGCACTGGAGGACGCGGCCCTGCGCTACCCTGGCGCGGAAGAACCCGTCCTCGAGAACATCTCCTTCACCCTGCGACCGGGGACGACCACGGCGATCATCGGAGCGACGGCCTCCGGGAAGACGACCCTCGTCAACCTCCTGCCCAGGATGATGGATCCGAGCTCCGGCCGCATCACGGCGTCCGGAGTGGCGCTCACGGACCTGCCGATCAGCGAAGTCCGCGAACGGATCGCCGTCGTCCCCCAGCACTCCTACCTCTTCTCCGGCACGATCGCCTCAACCGTTTCAGGCACGCGCAAACCCGACGCCGCACAGCGCGAACGCGTCGAATGGGCGCTGCGAGGCGCGCAGGCTGAGGAATTCGTCAGCTCGCTCGACGACGGCATCGACCACGTGGTCGACGCGGGGGGCGCGAACTTCTCCGGCGGCCAGCGCCAGCGCCTCACCATCGCGCGCGCCCTCTACCGCGCCACCGACCTCTACATCTTCGACGACTCCTTCTCCGCCCTCGACTACGCGACGGATGCCAGACTCCGCCTGGCGCTGCCCGAATACACCCGGGGAGCGGCCATCCTCATCGTCGCCCAGCGCGTCGCCTCGATCCGCAACGCCGACGAGATCCTCGTCCTCGACTCCGGCAGGATCATCGGCCGCGGCACCCACCGCGAACTCATGGAGACCTGCCCCACCTACAAGGAGATCGTCGACTCCCAACTCTTCGAGGAGGACGCGGCATGA